From a single Loxodonta africana isolate mLoxAfr1 chromosome 9, mLoxAfr1.hap2, whole genome shotgun sequence genomic region:
- the LOC135232370 gene encoding interferon omega-2-like, which yields MALLLSLLTALVVFGCGPALSLGCDLPQNHSLASEKTVDLLDQMKRLPTFFCLNDRKDFRFPQEMVDGSQLQKAQAIAFLHEMLQQIFELFHRKDSFSPWNTTRLHQLLSGLLKQQKDLETCFVQATEEEKSVLPIEAPEVAVKEYFEGICSYLKEKEYSECAWEVVRVEIRRSFSSSTKLQERLRTKDGDMSSS from the coding sequence ATGGCCCTCCTGCTCTCTTTACtgacagccctggtggtgttcGGCTGTGGCCCTGCTCTATCTCTGGGCTGTGATCTGCCTCAAAACCACAGCCTGGCTAGTGAGAAAACCGTTGACCTTCTGGACCAAATGAAGAGACTCCCCACTTTCTTCTGTCTGAATGACAGAAAGGACTTCAGATTCCCCCAGGAGATGGTGGATGGCAGCCAGCTCCAGAAGGCCCAGGCCATCGCTTTCCTCCACGAGATGCTCCAGCAGATCTTTGAACTCTTCCATAGAAAGGACTCCTTTTCTCCTTGGAACACTACCCGCCTGCACCAGCTCCTCAGTGGACTCCTTAAACAGCAGAAAGACTTGGAGACCTGCTTCGTGCAGGCAACGGAAGAGGAAAAATCTGTCCTGCCCATTGAGGCCCCTGAAGTGGCTGTGAAGGAGTACTTTGAGGGAATCTGTTCCTATCTGAAAGAGAAGGAATACAGTGAGTGTGCCTGGGAAGTTGTCAGAGTGGAAATCAGGAGATCCTTCTCTTCTTCGACAAAATTGCAAGAAAGGTTAAGAACAAAGGATGGTGACATGAGTTCATCTTGA